Below is a window of Bacillota bacterium DNA.
GGGCTCTTCGGAGCGGAACCTCGAGAAGGCCCTGGCCTGCATCGAGGGGCTGACGCCGTGCGTGGTGTTCGTGGACGAGATCGACCAGGTGGGCGTGGGCCGCGGGCCGTCGGGAGACTCGGGGGTGTCCAACCGGCTGTTCAAGCGGCTCCTTGAGTACATGTCCGACACGCGCCACCGGGGCCGGGTGGTGTTCCTGGTGGCGTCCAACCGCCCCGACCTGGTGGACGCGGCGCTGAAGCGCCCCGGCCGCCTGGACGTGAAGATCCCGGTTCTGCCCCCGGAGGCGCCCGAGCGCGCCCAGATCCTTAGGGTGCTCGGCCGCCGCCTGGCGGGCTGGGACGTGCCCGCCGGCCTCGCGGAGGAGGTGGCGGCGAAGACGGAGGGGTGGACCGGGGCGGAGCTGGAAGCCCTGGTGGTCAAGGCGCGGCAGGTTGCCTCCCGCAAGGGCCGCTCGGTGCCGGAGGAAGCCGACCTGCGCTACGCCCTGGGAGTGATCTCGCCGTCCACGCGCAGCCTTGAGCTGCAGTCGCTTTTGGCCATAAGGGAGTGCAACGACCGCGAGTTCCTGCCCCCGCGGTACCGGGAGCGCATCCCGGACGAGGGGACGCTGGAGAAGGAGCTGGAGCGCCTGCAGGCGGCCCAGCCCCGGCAGAGGAGGGAGATATAGTGGGGACTGAGGAGAGGCGGCGGGCCATCGCCGAGCGGCTGGGGCTCGACCCCGCCGAGATCCGGGTGGCCGAGCCGCCCTGGTCGAGGATATTCGAGGAAGGCGTGCTCGTGCGGCTGCGCATTTCCTACTTCCGGGGCCAGCAGCGGCTGGTCCCGGAAGACCTGGGGCTGGACGAAGACCCGGCCGCCCGACAAGAGATCCTGGTCCAGCTGGGCAAAAAGCACGTCGTGCCCAAGTGGATGCTTGACCGGGGCAAGGCGATAGAGTCGCGTGCCCGGCGCCTGCTGGAGGAGAACTCCTTCCAGGTCGCCTTCGGGCGCTTCATGCCCCCGGCGGCGTACCGCAGGTTCCGCGAGGAGCTCGCGCCCATCCGGGCCGAGTTCCTGGAGTTCCGGGACGAAGTGGGTGATACCTACGCCGACCTCAAGCGGTCGGTGCTGGACGCCTACGAGGACGCCGCCCGCAAGGCCTACCGGAGGCTTTCCCGCACCGCCGGCGCGTCCGAACCGGAGGACGCCTGGGTCGGCCGCTACCTGTCCCGGATCGAGGAGGCGTTCCCCTCCCGCGAGAAGCTGCTGCGCAGCTTCTCGTTCGAGGTGGCGGTGTCCATGCTCGCTTCGCCCGCCGACGTTGAGCGGGAGCGCGCCGAGGTCGAGAGGCTGCGGGCCGAAGGCCGCCTGCGGGAGGAGGAGTACCGCCAGCGGCTGCAGGCGCTGAAGGACACCCGGGCCACCCTGGACGCCACGGTCAACGAGCTCCTGGGCCAGCTCAAGACACAGGTCTACGAGGCGGTGTCGGAGGTCCTGCAGGCGACGCAGAAGAACGGCCAGTTGGTGGGGGCCTCCGTGCAGCAGCTCCGCAACCTGGTGGAGCGCATCCGCGCCCTGAACTTCATGGAGGACCAGGACATAGAGGACGCGGCCAGGCAGATCGAGTCGCTGCTTTCCCGGG
It encodes the following:
- a CDS encoding ATP-binding protein: QRWARDPAMAAAGNMVILVTGEPSAVHPSLRAASSRIELVRVPPPGYEERLRFVGWLGQKEDPVPLEVRPEEFAAQTAGLSLVHMEDIELRAARLGTPITRELIRTRKQEIVASEYGEVLEILEPDFGFEALGGMDHIKRFFLEDVVRPVREGKPSQVPMGIALFGPPGTGKTVLAKALARETGWNCVALNMAKIFSMWVGSSERNLEKALACIEGLTPCVVFVDEIDQVGVGRGPSGDSGVSNRLFKRLLEYMSDTRHRGRVVFLVASNRPDLVDAALKRPGRLDVKIPVLPPEAPERAQILRVLGRRLAGWDVPAGLAEEVAAKTEGWTGAELEALVVKARQVASRKGRSVPEEADLRYALGVISPSTRSLELQSLLAIRECNDREFLPPRYRERIPDEGTLEKELERLQAAQPRQRREI
- a CDS encoding DUF3150 domain-containing protein, which encodes MGTEERRRAIAERLGLDPAEIRVAEPPWSRIFEEGVLVRLRISYFRGQQRLVPEDLGLDEDPAARQEILVQLGKKHVVPKWMLDRGKAIESRARRLLEENSFQVAFGRFMPPAAYRRFREELAPIRAEFLEFRDEVGDTYADLKRSVLDAYEDAARKAYRRLSRTAGASEPEDAWVGRYLSRIEEAFPSREKLLRSFSFEVAVSMLASPADVERERAEVERLRAEGRLREEEYRQRLQALKDTRATLDATVNELLGQLKTQVYEAVSEVLQATQKNGQLVGASVQQLRNLVERIRALNFMEDQDIEDAARQIESLLSRGPRNRTTEDVVGLLRDIGVVTRRALLELGEAPRSARAVGIPDEIPEDLAEEARGRLARRGLEAGELPLVFDSDARAVRGEVA